The following DNA comes from Pseudomonas triticicola.
TCCGCATCCCTTGTCGAAAAGCTTATTCAGGCATTTTCAGCGGGCTCGGCGACACGATCACGCCGTTGTTGTCCGCATAAATGTACTGGCCCGGGTGGAACGTCACGCCGGCGAAAGTCACCGGGACGTTGAGGTCGCCAATGCCGCGCTTGTCGGTTTTCATCGGATGGCTGGCCAGCGCCTGCACGCCGAGATCGGTCTGGGCGATGACGTCGACGTCACGGATGCAACCGTAGATGACCAGCCCTTCCCAGCCATTCTGCGCAGCCTTGGCGGCGATCATGTCGCCCAGCAGGGCGCGGCGCAGCGAACCGCCGCCATCAACCACCAACACCTTGCCCTTGCCATTGAGTTCGGCCTGCTCCTTGACCAGCGAATTGTCTTCGAAGCATTTGATGGTCACGATTTCGCCGCCGAAGGAATCCCGGCCGCCGAAATTGCTGAACATCGGTTCCAGCACCTGCACCAGCTCCGGGTAGGCGTCGCACAGGTCAGGCGTAAGGTAATGTTCCATCGAAAAACTCCTGTAACAAGGAAGACGATCAAGGATGCCGCATTCTGATGAGACGAGTTCCGGCGGTCGCTGTTTACCTTAGCCCATGCCATGGTCGCTGAGCGAACCTGAACCGCGGCTGAAACGTTATCGCTAAACAGTCACGAAATATGACCGGAACCGCACAATGCGTCATATCTTAGCCGCAAGCCAGGCTGAACGGAACGCCCCTCACACTGCAGCGGCCAGATCCGTCGTCTGCGCCAGCAATGGCGTCTGCTGATCGTTCAACCAGCGCGCCACCAGCGGCCACACCTCAGCCTGCGCCGCTTTGCTCACCAACATTTCGACATGGCCGAAATTGTCCGAGAAGCCCTGCTCGCGGCCCAGGTTGATGAACTGCTTGTGCTCGGAGCCGATCTGCTCGAACAGCTTGCGGCAGGCCCATGCCGGATCCTGATGATCGCCCGCTGCGGTCACGGCCAACACCGGCACCTGCACCTCGGCAAGCCCGGCCCACCAGTCCTTGTCCTTGTCGCCGAAGCGGCCGAACAAGCCGTACCAGCGCATGCTTTCGATGGCCAGGCCGATCGGCTCGTCTTCCGGGCCGCGTTTGAGGCGTGAGCCGGACAACTGCGCGAAACGCTTGAGAATAAAGCGCCCGCCCCACTCCACCGGTGGGATTTTCAACGGCCAGTAGGTGCGGCTGACCTGAGTGCCGAAAAACGCCGCCGAGGCCACGGCCGGTCCACCGAGATACTCGCCGCCGAGCGCTGCTGCCAGGGTGATGCCGCCCAGCGAATGGCCGATCCAGTGCGGGATCTGTCCGCTCTGTTCACGCACGAACGCGGCAATCGCCGGCAGATCGTAGCGGGCGTAGTCGGCCACACGATTGCGCCGGTAGTCCTCATTGCGCTGGGACAGGCCGTGACCGCGCATTTCCGGGATCCACACGTCGAAGCCCAGCCGCGTCAGATACGCGCCGAGCCCGAGGCCTTTGGGGGAAAACCAGAAGCGCCGATTGGAAAAGCTGCCGTGCAACAGAATCACCGGCACGCCGCGTGGCGCCGTGTCATCGGCCATGCCCAGGCGGGTGACGGCGATTTCCACGGACCAGTCCGGGCTGTTGCCGGGTTTCAATCGATAGACGTCTTCGCTCAGATCGCCGCGCCGCTCGGCGCTGATCAGCGCGACAGGAAACAGGTTGCTGCTGCTTTGCATAATGCTCTTGCACAAAAAAGGGCGGCATCCGCTGGAGCCCGCCCTACTTAAATCTCAAGGCCCGCTCCCACATGGGGCGCGGGCCAATTACATACTGATCAAGCCTGGCCTTCGGCGAGGAAGAACCAGGTTTCCAGCACGGTGTCCGGGTTCAGCGACACGCTTTCAATGCCCTGTTCCATCAGCCACTTGGCCAGATCCGGGTGGTCCGAAGGACCCTGACCGCAGATGCCGATGTACTTGCCGGCCTTGTTGCAGGCCTGAATGGCGTTGGCCAACAGCTTCTTCACCGCCGGATTCCGCTCGTCGAACAGGTGCGCGATGATCCCCGAATCGCGGTCCAGACCCAAAGTCAGTTGGGTCAGGTCGTTGGAGCCGATCGAGAAGCCGTCGAAGAATTCGAGGAATTCCTCAGCCAGAATCGCGTTGGATGGCAGTTCGCACATCATGATCACGCGCAGACCGTTCTCGCCGCGCTTCAAGCCGTTCTCGGCGAGCAGATCGACCACCTGGCTGGCTTCGCCGAGCGTACGGACGAACGGCACCATGATTTCAACGTTGGTCAGGCCCATCTCGTTGCGCACGCGTTTCAATGCGCGGCATTCGAGCTCGAAGCAATCGCGGAACGATTCGCTGATGTAACGCGAAGCACCACGGAAACCCAGCATCGGGTTCTCTTCTTCCGGCTCGTAGAGCTTGCCGCCGATCAGGTTGGCGTATTCGTTGGACTTGAAGTCCGACAGACGCACGATGACTTTCTTCGGCGTGAACGCTGCAGCCAGGGTGCTGATGCCTTCCACCAGTTTGTCGACGTAGAAGTCGACCGGGTCGCTGTAACCGGCAATACGCTTGTCGACGCTGTCCTTGATTTCCTGCGGCAGGCCGTCGTAGTTCAACAGCGCTTTCGGGTGCACGCCGATCATGCGGTTGATGATGAATTCCAGACGCGCCAGACCGACGCCGGCGTTCGGCAATTGGGCGAAGTCGAAGGCGCGATCCGGATTGCCGACGTTCATCATGATCTTGAACGGCAGCTCCGGCATGGCGTCGACGGAGTTCTTCTTGATGTCGAAGCCCAGTTCGCCTTCGAAGATGTAACCGGTGTCGCCTTCGGCGCAGGACACGGTCACGCCTTGGCCATCCTTCAGCAGTTGGGTGGCGTTGCCGCAACCAACCACTGCTGGAATGCCCAGCTCACGGGCGATGATCGCCGCGTGGCAGGTACGTCCGCCACGGTTGGTGACAATGGCGCTGGCGCGCTTCATCACTGGTTCCCAGTCCGGGTCGGTCATGTCGGATACCAGCACGTCGCCCGGCTGGACTTTGTCCATCTCCGAGACGTCTTTGATGATGCGTACTTTGCCGGCGCCGATGCGCTGGCCGATCGCACGGCCTTCCACCAGCACGGTGCCGGTTTCCTTGAGCAGGTAACGTTCCATCACGTTGGCCTGGGTGCGGCTTTTCACGGTTTCCGGACGCGCCTGGACGATGTACAGCTTGCCGTCGTCACCGTCCTTGGCCCACTCGATGTCCATCGGGCAGCCGTAGTGCTTCTCGATGATCATCGCTTGCTTGGCCAGCTCACTGACTTCGGCGTCGGTCAGGCAGAAACGCGCGCGTTCGGCTTTGTCGACATCGACGGTCTTGACCGAACGACCGGCCTTGGCCTCGTCGCCGTAGATCATCTTGATGGCTTTGCTGCCCAGGTTGCGGCGCAGGATGGCCGGACGCCCGGCTTCCAGCGTGCCTTTGTGTACGTAGAACTCATCCGGGTTGACCGCGCCTTGTACGACGGTTTCGCCCAGGCCGTAGGCGCCGGTGATGAACACCACGTCACGGAAACCGGATTCGGTATCGAGGGTGAACATCACGCCGGCGGTGCCGGTTTCCGAACGCACCATGCGCTGCACGCCCGCCGACAGCGCGACCAGTTTGTGGTCGAAGCCCTGGTGCACGCGGTAGGAAATCGCCCGGTCGTTGAACAGCGAAGCGAACACCTCTTTGGCGGCGCGGATTACGTTTTCCACACCACGGATGTTCAGGAAGGTTTCCTGCTGACCGGCGAAGGAAGCGTCCGGCAGGTCTTCGGCGGTGGCGGAAGAACGCACAGCCACGGCCACGTCAGGATTGCCGGCCGACAGCGCGGCGAACGCGGTGCGGATCTCGGTATTGAGCTTTTCAGGGAATTCGGCGTCCATGATCCATTGACGGATCTGCGCACCGGTCTTGGCCAGGGCATTGACGTTGTCGACGTCGAGCGCGTCGAGGGCCTTGTGGATCTGCTCGTTCAGGCCGCTCAGTTCGAGGAAGTCACGATAGGCCTGAGCCGTCGTGGCGAAGCCGCCGGGGACCGAAACACCGGCGCCTGCCAGGTTACTGATCATCTCGCCCAGGGATGCGTTCTTGCCCCCCACATGCTCAACATCGTGTTTGCCGAGCTTATCGAGGGAAACTACGTACTCTACCAAGGTGATCTCTCCACTAACTGTGTTGGAAAAGCTCAGAAACCGGCGGCCCGGGGGAGCCTTGGCCGGTTGTATGGCCTGGACCTGGAAAATAAGTGAGAATGCGGGCCAATGGCGGCCGGCAAATCGCGCCTATCATATCCAAGATTCGTTACTAGCTTAAGGCCCAAGGTGCAAATGAAACGATCTGCTTTCTTCATCTCCGATGGCACCGGCATTACCGCCGAAACCCTGGGTCAAAGCCTGTTGGCGCAGTTCGAAAACATTACCTTCAGCAAATTCACGCGGCCCTACATCGACAGCGTGGAAAAAGCGCGGGCCATGGTACAACAAATCAACAAAGCCGCTGAAACCGACGGCTTTCGCCCGATCATCTTCGACACCATCGTCAATCAGGACATTCGTGAGATTCTCGCAACGTCCAATGGTTTCATGATCGACATTTTCTCGACCTTCCTCGCGCCGCTCGAACAGGAGCTCACCGAGCACTCTTCCTACACCGTCGGCAAGTCCCATTCCATCGGGCACAACTCCAATTACATGGAGCGCATCGAGGCGGTGAACTTCGCCCTCGACAACGATGACGGCGCGCGCACCCACTATTACGACAAAGCCGATCTGATACTAGTGGGCGTGTCGCGATGCGGCAAAACGCCGACGTGTCTGTATATGGCCATGCAGTTCGGCATCCGCGCGGCCAACTATCCGCTGACCGAAGACGACATGGAGCGCCTGACCCTGCCGACGGCCCTGCGCGCCCATCAGCACAAGCTGTTCGGCCTGACCATCGACCCCGACCGCCTCACGGCGATCCGCAATGAGCGCAAGCCCAACAGCCGTTATTCGAGTTATGCCCAATGCGAATTCGAAGTGCGCGAAGTGGAGAACCTGTTCCGCCGCGAGAACATTCCGCACATCAATTCCACGCATTTCTCGGTGGAAGAGATTTCGGCGAAGATTCTCGTGGAAAAAGGCGTTGAGCGGCGGTTCAAGTAGTCCGGCGTCGCCTGATCTGACGCCTTCGCGAGCAGGCTCGCTCCCACAGTGGACCTGCATCGTAACGACTGTGGGAGCGAGCCTGCTCGCGAAGAACGATAACGCGGTCTGTCAGATCACAAACAGGTCGATGAATCGATTCACCGCTGTGGCTTCCAGCCGCGCCTGATCCTCACAGAGCGCAAATATTTCAGCGCAACGCTGCCCGGCAAACCGCGTGGCCAGATTGGCCTTGAATTTGTCCTCCAGCAACGGAATGCCCTCGGCGCGGCGGCGGCGATGGCCGATCGGGTACTCCACTACGACGTTGTCGGTGCTGCTGCCGTCCTTGAAAAACACCTGCACGGCGTTGGCAATCGAGCGTTTGTCAGGCTCAAGGTATTCGCGGGTGAAGCGCGGTTCTTCAACGATGAGCATTTTTTCGCGCAGCACATCGATGATCGGATGCGCCTTGTGGAAGTCGTCTTCGTAGTGCTCCGCCACCAGATTGCCGAATGCCAGCGGCACGGCGGTCATGTATTGCAGGCAATGATCGCGGTCGGCGGCGTTGGCGAGCGGGCCGACCTTGGAAATGATGCGGATCGCCGATTCATGAGTGGTGATGACGATGCCGTCGATCTCATGCAGCCGATTGCGAACCAGCGGATGCAAGGTCACCGCCGCCTCGCACGCCGTCTGCGCATGGAATTCGGCGGGGAAACTGATCTTGAACAGCACGTTTTCCATCACGTAACTGCCGAACGGCCGGGAAAAGCTGAAAGCGCGCTTGTCCTCGGGCTTGAGCGCCAGATCGTTGTTGCTGTGGCTGAACGATACGTCATAGAAACCCCACTGCTTCGCGCTCAACACACCGGGAATGCCCATCTCGCCGCGCATGGCGATGTCGGCCAGACGCACGCCGCGACTCGCCGCATCCCCCGCCGCCCAGGATTTGCGCGAGCCGGCGTTGGGCGCATGGCGATAGGTGCGCAGAGCCTGACCGTCGGCGAAGGCGTGGGACAGTGCCGACAACAGCTGCTCGCGATTGGCGCCCATCAGTCGGGCACTGACGGCCGTCGAGGCGACTTTCACCAGAATGACGTGATCCAGTCCTACCCGGTTAAAGGAGTTTTCCAGAGCGATCACGCCTTGAATCTCGTGGGCCATGATCATTGCTTCCAGCACATCGCGGACCCTCAGCGGTGCCTCACCGTTGGCGATGCGTTTCTGTGACAGGTGATCGGCCACGGCGAGGATGGCACCGAGGTTGTCCGATGGATGCCCCCATTCGGCGGCGAGCCAGGTGTCGTTGTAGTCGAGCCAGCGGACAATGCAGCCGATATCCCAAGCGGCTTTGACCGGATCGAGGCGATAAGGGGTACCTGGCACTCGTGCACCGAACGGTACAACCGTGCCTTCAACGATCGGGCCGAGGTGTTTCGTGCATTCGGGGAAACGCAGGGCCAGCAGACCGCAGCCCAGCGTGTCGATCAGGCAATTGCGCGCGGTGTTCAGCGCCTCGGCGGATTCGGGCTTGAAGGTGAGGACGTAGTCGGCGATGTCCTGCAGGACTGCGTCGTAATCGGGGCGGTTGTTCAGGTCGACGTTGGCGCTCATGTTCGATTCACTCGTGAAGTGGTTCGTTGATGGGACCTCGGTTCAGGGCTAACGATTTCTTATGATTGAAATGCAATCCCCTGTGGGAGCGAGCCTGCTCACGAAGGCTGAGCGTCAGTCAACATTTGCATGTCTGATGCATCGCTTTCGCGAGCAGGCTCGCTCCCACAAGAATATTGCTGTTGCTTAAAAGCAATCGCCGGGCACGCGGACATAGCCTTCCATTAGCACCCGCGCACTGCGGCTCATGATGGCTTTCTTCACCACCCATTCGCCATTCTCCAGCGTCGCCTCGGCGCCCACGCGCAACGTACCGGACGGATGTCCAAAGCGCACGGCATTGCGTTCAACGCCACCAGCAGCAAGATTGACCAACGTCCCGGAAATCGCCGCCGCCGTGCCGATCGCCACTGCTGCCGTGCCCATCATCGCGTGGTGCAGTTTGCCCATCGACAACGCGCGCACCAGCAGATCAACGTCACCAGCGGCAATCGCTTTTCCACTCGACGCTACGTAATCCGCTGGCTTGGCAACGAACGCAACTTTCGGCGTGTGTTGCCGCTTGGCGGCTTCTTCCAGATTGGCGATCAGGCCCATGCGCAACGCACCGTAAGCGCGAATGGTCTCGAACATCAGCAGCGCTTGCGGATCACTGTTGATTGCGCCTTGCAGTTCGGTGCCGGTGTAACCGATGTCTTCGGCGTTGACGAATATCGTCGGGATCCCGGCGTTGATCATCGTCGCCTTGAACGTGCCGACACCCGGTACTTCCAGCTCATCGACCAGATTGCCGGTGGGGAACATCGAGCCACCGCCGCCCTCTTCTTCCGCCGCCGGATCCATGAATTCGACCTGCACTTCGGCCGCCGGAAAGGTCACGCCGTCGAGTTCGAAATCACCGGTTTCCTGCACTTCGCCGTCGGTGATCGGCACGTGGGCGATGATGGTCTTGCCGATGTTGGCCTGCCACACGCGCACCACCGCGACACCGTTTTGCGGGATGCGGCTGGCGTCGACCAGACCGTTGCTGATGGCAAACGAACCGACCGCCGCCGAGAGGTTGCCGCAGTTGCCGCTCCAGTCGACGAACGGCTTGTCGATCGACACCTGACCGAACAGGTAGTCGACGTCGTGATCGGCACGGGTGCTTTTCGACAGGATCACGGTTTTGCTGGTGCTCGACGTCGCACCGCCCATGCCGTCGATCTGCTTGTCGTAGGGATCGGGGCTGCCGATCACTCGCAGCAACAAAGCGTCGCGCGCCGGGCCTGGAACCTGCGCTGCTTCGGGCAGATCCTTGAGGCTGAAGAACACGCCTTTGCTGGTGCCGCCGCGCATGTAGGTGGCAGCGATTCTGATTTGTGGTGCGTGAGCCATGGTGCTCCTTACCGAAGGCATGGGACTTGAAATCCCATGCCCACACGTTGATTTAAACGGCGACCGCCGATCCTTCGAGGAAGTCCTGAGCAAAGCGCTGCAACACGCCGCCGGCCTCGTAGATCGACACTTCTTCAGCGGTATCGAGACGGCACGTCACTGGCACTTCGACGCGCTCGCCGTTCTTGCGATGAATCACCAGCGTCAGATCCGCACGCGGCTTGCGCTCGCCGATCACGTCGTAGGTTTCGCTGCCATCGATGGCCAGGGTGTGGCGGTTGGTGCCGGGTTTGAATTCCAGCGGCAACACGCCCATGCCCACCAGGTTGGTGCGGTGAATGCGCTCGAAACCTTCAGCGGCAATCGCCTCGACACCGGCCAGGCGAACGCCTTTCGCCGCCCAGTCACGGGACGAACCCTGACCGTAGTCAGCGCCAGCGATGATGATCAGCGGCTGCTTGCGTTGCATGTAGGTTTCGATGGCTTCCCACATACGCATGACCTGGCCTTCCGGCTCGACACGCGCCAGCGAACCCTGCTTGACCTTGCCGTTTTCCACGACCATTTCGTTGAACAGTTTCGGGTTGGCGAACGTTGCGCGCTGGGCGGTCAGGTGGTCGCCACGGTGGGTGGCGTAGGAGTTGAAGTCCTCTTCCGGCAGGCCCATTTTCGCCAGGTATTCGCCGGCGGCGCTGTCGAGCATGATCGCGTTCGATGGCGACAGGTGATCAGTGGTGATGTTGTCCGGCAGCACCGCCAGCGGGCGCATGCCCTTCAGCGGACGGGCGCCGGCCAGCGCGCCTTCCCAGTACGGCGGACGGCGGATGTAGGTGCTCATCTCGCGCCAGTCGTACAGCGGCGCGACTTTCGGCCCGGTGTCTTCATGCACGGCGAACATCGGAATGTAGACCTGACGGAACTGCTCAGGCTTGACCGACGACTTCACCACCGCATCGATTTCTTCGTCGCTCGGCCAGATGTCTTTCAGGCGAATTTCCCGACCATCGACCACGCCCAGCACATCCTTCTCGATATCGAAACGGATGGTCCCGGCGATCGCGTAGGCAACCACCAGCGGCGGCGAAGCAAGGAATGCCTGTTTGGCGTACGGGTGAATGCGGCCGTCGAAGTTGCGGTTGCCGGAAAGCACGGCGGTTGCGTACAAATCGCGGTCGATGATCTCTTGCTGGATCAGCGGATCGAGGGCGCCGGACATGCCATTGCAGGTGGTGCAGGCAAACGCCACAACGCCGAAACCGAGCTGCTCCAGCTCAGTGGTCAGCCCCGCTTCATCGAGGTACAGCGCCACGGTTTTCGAACCGGGCGCCAGCGAGGATTTGACCCACGGCTTGCGCGTCAGGCCGAGCTTGTTGGCATTGCGCGCCAACAGGCCAGCGGCGATGACGTTGCGCGGGTTGCTGGTGTTGGTGCAACTGGTGATGGCGGCGATGATCACTGCGCCGTTGGGCATTTGCCCCGGCACGTCATCCCACTGGCCGGAGATGCCTTTGGCCGCCAGATCGGACACCGCGACGCGGGCGTGCGGGTTGCTCGGGCCGGCCATGTTGCGCACCACCGAGGACAGATCAAAAGTCAGGCCGCGCTCGTATTGCGCGCCTTTCAAGCTGTCAGCCCACAGGCCAGTCAACTTGGCGTATTGCTCGACCAATTGAACCTGCTGGTCTTCACGACCGGTCAGTTTCAGGTAATCGATGGTCTGCTGGTCGATGTAGAACATCGCCGCCGTGGCGCCGTATTCCGGGGCCATGTTGGAAATTGTGGCGCGGTCGCCGAGGGTCAGCGCTGCTGCACCTTCACCGAAGAACTCCAGCCAGGCACCGACGACTTTCTGTTTGCGCAGGTATTCGGTCAGGGCCAGGACCATGTCGGTAGCGGTGATGCCCGGCTGCAGCTTGCCGGTCAGTTCGACGCCAACGCTTTCCGGCAGACGCATCCACGACGCACGGCCGAGCATCACGCTCTCGGCTTCGAGGCCGCCAACGCCGATCGCGATCACACCGAGCGCATCGACGTGCGGCGTGTGGCTGTCGGTGCCGACGCAGGTGTCGGGGAACGCCACGCCTTCGCGCACCTGAATCACCGGGGACATTTTCTCCAGGTTGATCTGGTGCATGATGCCGTTGCCCGGCGGGATCACATCGACGTTCTTGAAGGCCTTTTTGGTCCAGTTGATGAAGTGGAAACGGTCTTCGTTGCGGCGATCTTCGATGGCGCGGTTCTTCTCGAAGGCCTGGGCATCGAAACCGCCCGCCTCGACGGCCAGCGAGTGGTCGACGATCAATTGCGTCGGCACTACCGGGTTGACCTGCGCCGGGTCGCCGCCCTGCAAAGCGATGGCATCGCGCAGGCCAGCGAGGTCGACCAGCGCGGTCTGGCCGAGGATGTCATGGCAGACCACCCGCGCCGGGAACCACGGGAAATCGAGATCGCGCTTGCGTTCGATCAGTTGCTTGAGCGAGTCGGTGAGCGTGGCCGGGTCGCAGCGACGCACGAGGTTTTCCGCCAGCACGCGTGAGGTGTACGGCAGGGTGTCGTAGCTGCCAGGCGCAATCGCCTCGACCGCCGCGCGGGTGTCGAAGTAATCCAGCGGCGTGCCGGGCAGGTTCTTGCGGAATTCTGTGTTCATCGGGTCAGGACTCGGGTCACGGTGATTTCAAAGGGTGAGGCCAGACACCTGAGTTGCACACCGTCCACTGTGGGAGCGAGCCTGCTCGCGAAAGCGGTAGATCAGTCGACATCAATGTTGAATGTCAGTCCGTCTTCGCGAGCAGGCTCGCTCCCACAGGGTCTAGCGGGGTTCTCTGGTTCCGGGTCAGCTCACCATTCAGCGACGTTCGATTGGCACGAACTTGCGCTGTTCGACGCCGGTGTATTCGGCGCTCGGGCGGATGATGCGGTTGTTGGCGCGTTGTTCGAACACGTGCGCGGCCCAGCCGGTCAGGCGCGAGCAGACGAAGATCGGCGTGAACAGCTTGGTCGGGATACCCATGAAGTGGTACGCCGAGGCATGGTAGAAGTCGGCATTCGGGAACAGTTTCTTCTGCTCCCACATGGTCTTGTCGATGGCTTCCGAGACTGGGAACAACACCTTGTCACCGACCTCGTCCGCGAGTTTTTTCGCCCAGCCCTTGATCACCTCGTTGCGCGGGTCGCTGTCCTTATAGATCGCGTGGCCGAAGCCCATGATCTTGTCCTTGCGCTCGAGCATGCCCAGGGTGCCTTTGATCGCCTCTTCCGGTGAACCGAAGCGCTCGATCATTTCCATCGCCGCTTCGTTGGCGCCACCGTGCAACGGGCCACGCAGCGAACCGATCGCCGCCGTCACGCACGAGTACAGATCCGACAAAGTCGAAGCGCAAACCCGTGCGGTGAAGGTTGAGGCATTGAATTCGTGTTCGGCGTAGAGGATCAGCGACACGTTCATGACTTTGACGTGCAGTTCGCTCGGCTTCTTGCCGTGCAGCAAATGCAGGAAGTGGCCGCCAATGGTCGGCTCGTCGCTGACGCAGTCGATGCGCTTGCCGTCGTGGCTGAAGCGATACCAGTAGCACATGATCGCCGGGAACGCGGCGAGCAGACGGTCGGTCTTGTCGCGCTGTTCGGAGAAGTCTTTCTCCGGTTCGATGTTGCCGAGGAATGAGCAACCGGTGCGCATGACGTCCATCGGATGCGCGTCAGCCGGGATGCGCTCAAGCACTTCCTTGAGCGCTTGCGGCAGGTCGCGCAGCTTGCTCAGTTTGCTTTGATAGTCGGCCAGTTGCGCTTTGGTCGGCAGTTCGCCGTACAGCAGCAGATAGGCGACTTCTTCAAATTGCGCGTCGGCGGCCAGTTCACGCACGTCGTAGCCGCGATAGGTCAGCCCGGCACCGGCCTGGCCCACGGTGGACAATGCGGT
Coding sequences within:
- the prpC gene encoding bifunctional 2-methylcitrate synthase/citrate synthase, with protein sequence MAEAKVLSGAGLRGQVAGQTALSTVGQAGAGLTYRGYDVRELAADAQFEEVAYLLLYGELPTKAQLADYQSKLSKLRDLPQALKEVLERIPADAHPMDVMRTGCSFLGNIEPEKDFSEQRDKTDRLLAAFPAIMCYWYRFSHDGKRIDCVSDEPTIGGHFLHLLHGKKPSELHVKVMNVSLILYAEHEFNASTFTARVCASTLSDLYSCVTAAIGSLRGPLHGGANEAAMEMIERFGSPEEAIKGTLGMLERKDKIMGFGHAIYKDSDPRNEVIKGWAKKLADEVGDKVLFPVSEAIDKTMWEQKKLFPNADFYHASAYHFMGIPTKLFTPIFVCSRLTGWAAHVFEQRANNRIIRPSAEYTGVEQRKFVPIERR